ATCCAGCACGAAAAACCGGAAGGTGTAATTGTTCAGTTAGGCGGGCAAACGGCTCTTAAATTGGCTGATAAACTTTCTAAATACGGTGTAAAAATCATCGGAACGAGCTTCGATGCTCTTGACTTAGCTGAGGACAGAGGACGTTTCTCTGACTTGCTGACGGAGTTAAATATTCCTTTCCCAAGATTCGGAATCGCTGAAACGGCAGACGAAGCTTCGAAATTAGCAGATAGTTTAGATTTCCCTCTTTTAATTCGTCCTTCTTATGTATTAGGAGGTCAGGGAATGAAAATTGTAATCAACAAAAAAGAGCTTGAAGAGCACGTTATCGATTTGTTGAAAGCAATTCCTGGAAACAAATTACTTTTAGATCACTATTTGGCCGGAGCAATCGAAGCCGAAGCAGATGCTATTTGTGATGCTGACGGAAATGTTTACATCATCGGGATTATGGAGCACATCGAACCTTGCGGTGTTCACTCCGGAGATAGTAACGCGACACTGCCTCCTTTTAACTTAGGAGAGTTTGTAATGCAGCAAATAAAAGATCATACACATAAAATCGCCAGAGCTTTAAAAACAGTTGGTTTAATCAATATCCAATTCGCGATTAAAGACGATACGGTTTACATTATCGAGGCAAACCCAAGAGCTTCAAGAACGGTTCCGTTTATTGCAAAAGCTTACGGAGAACCATATGTGAACTACGCTACAAAAGTAATGTTAGGTCATAATAAAGTAACTGACTTTGATTTTAATCCGCAGTTAAACGGATATGCTATCAAACAGCCGGTTTTCTCTTTCAGCAAATTCCCGAATGTAAACAAAGCATTAGGGCCGGAGATGAAATCAACAGGAGAAAGCATCTTGTTTATTGATGACTTAAAAGACGACCAATTCTACGAATTGTACTCTAGAAGAAAAATGTATTTGAGTAAATAATCTCAGATTTTTATAAAAAAAGCTCCAATGAAAATTGGAGCTTTTTTGGTTTTATATGTTTTGTATTAATACGCTACATCGTATTTGTAATTAAAAGTACCCTCTGTTACTGTTGTGGTAACAGGATTTTCAGCACTGATAGGTTTTGAATAATCCTCAACACATTTAAAAGAAAAAGTTCCCTTAACTGTTTTGGCTGTTAAGTCAACTGCTGTTACAGATAAAGTCCCTTCTGCTACATATTGAATGTTTGCTTTGCTGTTGATTGTCGATTTAATTTCTGTTTTAGAAGCATCGTAAGTATCAGGAGAAATAGAATAAGTTCCCACTTTAAGATCGCTTCTTTTGATGAAAAGAACTATTTCGTCGAACCCTTTTCTTCCCTGAAGCTGGATATATTCCGCTGCAGGATAATACGTGAACAACGGTTTTGTAGCAAAGTTTGAATTGAACGGATTATTCACTTCCCATAAAGTTCCGTCGACTTTTGCAGTCATGGCAAATTCTGATACCGGAGTGCTGTCGTCCGGTGTTTCAGTGTTGTTGTCATCGCTAGAACAGCTGTTTAAAATTACGACTAAAAATAGTAATAAGGCTTTTGGTATTTTCATTTTGGATAAAATTTGTTAAGCCGTAAATGTAAATAAATATGGGTTATTATTTTGCTGCGGTTAAAGAAATATTGATGTATTAATAATATAAAAAGCTCCGGCATTGGCTGGAGCTTTTTGAGTTGTTCAGTTTTGTTAAATGTCGATCTTTAAAGCCTTTGAGCTTTTCCTTTAATTGTAATAATAATTAAAAGTACCATCGGTTATTTTAATCGAATACGGATTAGAAGAGCTTAACGGCTCAGGTTTTTGAACGCAGTAAAAAGAAAATGTACCGGCGGCTCTTTTGACTTTTTTGTTAAGTGCAGTTATTGATATGCTGCCTTTTAATATATGCTGAGGCCTGTTGTTGATCTTAAAGTTAGCTTCAATTTGAGTATCGAATGGATTATAAGTTTCTAATTTAAAAGAATAAGTGCCAATGGCGAGATTTTTTCGATTAATGTACAGTGTAATTTGAGATGTTCCGTTTTTTCCATCTAATTGAATAAAATCTTTGGCCGGATATTCCGGTAATGAAGGCTTTGTTGCAGTATTTGTGCCAAATGGATTATTTACTTCCCACAAAACCCTGTGAGCATCCTTCTTAATAAGAGTGTCAGGGATTGTAACATACACATTAGCAGTCATTGCAAATTTTGAAATAGGAAAATCTTTTTCTGCCGTATCATTTTCCTTTTCAATATCATTTTTAGCAGTATCTGTCATGCTGTTTTCACTCTCGCTTGAACAACTGTTTAGCACAAGTAATAATAAAATTAATAAGGTTTTTGTTGTTTTCATTTTGTAATATTTAATGGGTGTGAATTAAAGTAAACCTGGCTGTAAGAAATGTTCTAAATGTCTTACAGTTCAAACTCATTTTTTAAAAGAGATGAATAAACTTCGTTATCATGCAGCATCATTATAAATCAATGCAAATTTGATTATAATACAATTGTATTGCGTAATATAAATCGCATAAAATTTGTTGTTTCCGCTTTTTATGTCGCTTATTTTGTAGCGTAATTCTGTTTGTTTTTATTATTTTAGCTTAAAACTTTATATTTTATGCAAACAGAGATTGTAAATAAAATAAAGAAAATACGCTTAGAAAAAGGATTATCAGTACAAGAGATGGCAGACAAACTCAATATAGATCTTTCTGCATATTCACGCTTAGAGTCTGGTAATACTTTTACCTGGGGGAAATATTTAGAAGATATTCTGATTATTTTTGAAGTGTCTCCGGAATCGTTTTTTAAAGGTATAATGGGGAAAAAAAGTAATCACAAAAATAAAAACGCTTTGACTGAAGAGAATATTTTTTTTGAAAAAATATATTTTGAATATAAAGAGATGGTTGAAAAAATGGAATATTTATACGGTCAAAGACTTAAGGATAAAGATGAAATTATAGCATATCTAAAAAGAATGAATAAAGACTGCGGTGATTAATTTATTTTTTACTTAATAAAAAGTCTCTCTTTGTTAAGATGAAGATCAAAAAAAAGCTCCGGCATTGGCTGGAGCTTTTTTATATATTTTGAATTATTCAGTTTTGTTAAATGCCATATTGTCTCTGGTATTTTTTTGGACAGAAATTGCACCAAATAAAGCTAGTAAAAAGGCAAAGGCATAGAAACCTTTTTCACTTGGTAAAATAGTTGCATTTATTAATCCGATGACTAATAGAGCAACAGATAATAGTGTTCCAAACCAGCAGATTCCATAATAAATATTGGTTACAGGAAGGTTTTCAAGCCTGTCTCTAACACTTTTCTGCAATGAAACTACACCAAAAAGACCGAACATTAGTACAGTAAAATAGTATCCCTTTTCATTTAGCTGCATTTCTGCTCTTGCCAGTCCTACTATAAATCCCACTGTCCCTGCGGCTAATGCTACCCAGGATGCCGCTATAAAAGCGATTGAAGTTTTTTGTATCATGTTAAATTAATTTATTGATCTGCAAATATAATTAATCTGATTACAAAAAGTAAGTTTAATCTTTCATTTATGTAATTTGATATCGTTTGATGTTTTGTGATTGTATAAAATAAAAAAGCTCCATAAAGGAGCTTTCTGATTGTAAAAAGTAAGATGTATTATTTGTTAAGTAACTGCTGTAAAGGTTTTAGCTGTTCCATATCGATTTTAGATTCTTTTAAAACCGATAGTAATGACATGATATTATTAGGATTCATGTCGTTTCCTAAAACGCGGACTACTGCAAAACCATTTTCTTTTTTATTGGCAAACACAACAAATTCGGTAATGTTTTCGTCTGTGCCCACATAACTGATTGAAGCGCCTTCTTTTCCGGACCCCACTTTCATTAATTCCTGATATTTTGGATTTTTAAGGATTTCAGTGACTTTTTTGCGTTCGGCTTCAAATTCAGCCTGATTTTTATCGGTTGCCTTAAAAGCCAGAATGTTCATTTTGTCAAAAGAGTTTAATGCTTCATTTTGTGCTGCAGATAATTTTGTTTTTTCTAAATTCAAAACATCAGACGAAAGATCAACTGCAATAAAATCTTTTTTCTCGGTATTTTCTACAAAATATTTTTGAAGAGTAGGCTCAGAATTACAGCTTATTAAAACTGTTAATGCCAAAAGGACTGAGGTAAAAACGCCGGCTTTCATATTATTTTTTGTTTTTAGAAGCTTTCTTTAAATCTGATCCTCCCGGAAGATGCATTTTATCTGTCAGGAGAGAAATTTCGTTTAAATCGAAATTACCGGTTAGCGATAATAAAACCGTTTCGTCGGTTTTTGCACCGTCAACAAACATCAGTAATTCTTTAATTTGTGAGTCGCTGGCACCTGATTTAACCATTATTTTGACATTTTTGCCACTGTCATTTACACGCATTAATTCCTCTAAACCGGCTGTTTTTATGTATTTGTCGGCAGAAGCTTTCATGTCGGCTTCGATTTTAGGGTTTTTGGTTGTAAACACTTTTAAGTAATCCAGTTTCTTAATGAGACTAATGTACTGCTGTGTTTCTTTATCAGAAGCATCAACTTTTACCTTGCTCATTAAATCGAACATTTTTTTGTTTACAATTACAGAGGTTACGTCGTCCTGACCATCAAATTTGTCAAAAGCGCCCTGTGCATAAAATGCCTGTGTTACGAATGCGAATACTAAAGTTATGATGAAATTTTTCATGTCTGATTGGATTTAATTACTGTTTAAAAATTTTGTTTTTTGATTCTTCATATTCGTTAATGTACTGCACACTTTCAATGCCTGTATTAACATGGTTTGACAATAGGGCCAAAGCTTTCTGCGTCGCTTTTAAAGCTTCTTCGGGATTGTCATAGGTTCCTAATTCTGAATGCGCTGCAACCGGAGCTGCATTTTTTTCGCGGACAAAGAAATAAGTCCCAATTCCCAGTAAAACAACAACTGATGCTGCAATCGAAAGCCACGCCGCGTTTCGTTTTTTAGATCGAAGTAGAATCTCATGCGTTGATTTTTGTTGTTTTACCTGAGAGAAATAACCAAACATAGGTTTGTACTGCTCCAGATGCTGCGCAACATCCGATGAAGAAAAGTATTCTTTTAACTGGTTTTCTTCGGCAATAGTAGTTTCTCCCTGAAAGTATTTTTCTAATATATTTTCTATTTTATCTAATTCCATAACTGTGTGCATTTACCATTGATTCTCTGATTTTTTTTCTGGCTCTGGAAAGCGCTGTCCGTATTGCGGTCTCATTCATATTTACAATTTTCGCAATTTCTTCAAATTCATATTGCTCAACATCCCGAAGCTGAATTAACAGCTGCAGCTGCTCCGGAAATTCGTTTATAATTTTTTCTACCCATTCAAGGCTGTCGGCATCTTCAAGCTTTTTATCCAGCTGCGGTTCCCGGTCTGTAAAATTAGTATGCACGATCTGGAGATTTCCTGCTCTTTTAGATTTTAACTGATCGAGACAATAGTTTTTTGTCATCGTCATGGCAAGTGCTTCGACATTATTGTAGGTATCGAGATTCTCCTTTTTATTCCATAATTTAACCATTACTTCCTGAGTAGCGTCTTCGGCTTCTTCCGTACTGGTGAGCAATCGTTTGGCCAGACGAAAAACTTTGTCTTTGAACGGATTAACTAATTCTATAAACACATTTTGGTTCATCACTGCGTGGTTAGTGGTTAGCTTATATAGTCAAGACGAGTTACGATATTATTTGTTACAGACAATATTGTTTATTTATAAAAAAAAAGTGAATAAAGATAATATTGTTAAAACTAAAGATAGTATTTTTACGTTAATACTATACCACCAAAAACCAAAATCGGCGTATATGAAAACAATTATAAAGGGTTTATTACTTTTATTTCTGCTGTCATTTTCTTTGCAGTCATGTGAAGATCAGGACGATGTTGCTGCTCCGGCCAATCTGCAGGTAAATAATTTTATCTGGAGAGGATTAAATCAATATTACCTATGGCAGGCAGATGTGCCTAATTTGAGTGATGAGAGAGAAGTAAATCTTTATTCTTTTTTAGAAAACTACCCTAATCCTGATGATTTGTTTCAGGATTTATTATACAAACCAGCCAGCAAATTTCCAAAAGGACAAGCCGTTGACCGTTTTAGCTGGATAGTTGAAGATTACAGCGTTCTGGAACAGCAGCTTCAGGGAACCAGCAAAAATAACGGGGTAGATTTCAGACTGAGTTATAAGCCGGGAAGCACAACGGAGTTAGTAGGTTTTGTTCGTTATATTCTTCCAAATTCGAATGCATCGGGAAAAAATATCAAACGAGGTGATTTGTTTACCGGAGTCGATGGAGTGCAGCTTACGGTTTCAAATTATCAGTCACTGTTAAATGCTGACAATTATACATTAAACATGGCGTCGTATGACGGAAGTAATTATAACGCTAATGGAGCATCAGTTTCATTACAGAAAACCAATTTAGATGAAAATCCTGTATTTCTTAACAAAGTAATTATTTCAGGAAGTCATAAAATTGGGTATTTAATGTACAACGGTTTTTATTCTAATTATGATGAACATCTAAATAATGTTTTCGCTTCGTTAAAAGGAGAGGGGATAACAGATCTTATTCTCGATTTGAGATATAACGGGGGAGGATCTGTAAATACTGCAGCGCGTTTGGCCAGTATGATTACAGGGCAGTTTGATGATAAGATTTTTGCCAAAGAAAAATGGAATCCAAAAATGACTCAGGCTTTTGAAAATGAAGATCCGGAGTTTTTAAATGTAAGATTTGTAAACAATGTAAAAGGAAGCGCAATTAACAGTCTGAAGCTGTCAAAGATCTATATCATTACCACAAGCGGTACGGCTTCGGCCAGTGAATTGGTAATTAACGGACTTGCTCCTTATATTTCGGTTGTACAGGTTGGAGAAACTACAATAGGTAAAAATGTGGGATCGGTAACTTTGTATGATTCGCAGAGTTTTCAAAAATCAAAGGTCAACCTGAATCATAAATATGCGATGCAGCCTTTAGTTTTTAAAACTGCCAATGCTGTAGATTTTGGCGAATATACAGACGGATTAAAACCAACTTACGAACAAGCCGAACAGATTACGAATTTAGGCGTTTTAGGAGAAAGATCTGAACCGCTGCTAAATCTGACTATTTCAAAAATTACGGGTGAAGCCGCTAAAAAAATAAAGAAAGATCCAAAAGCCGCTTTAGGAAATTTTACCGATTCTAAAGCGATGTTCGGAATTAAAAATCAAATGTATCTGGAGGAAGCTCCGGAAGGATTTTTAAAATCACTGTAATAAAAAAACGGCTTTCAGAGATGAAAGCCGTTTTCTTTTCCAAAAACTAATAAACTTAATTCTAAAAAGGAATTAATCGTTAAAATAAAAACCGTTTGGACCTACACCAACCGCTAACTCTTTTTGAATAGCTCCGGCTAAATTGTAGATATAGGCTTTACTGTCTTGTTTGAAATCACCGCCATCTGATATAAAAATACGATCGTTGTGAACAGCGAATCCGTATAAATAACCTGCCGGAGAAGTTAGAATTGCATCTGTTGAAGGCACATCTGCAGTTGTGTTCATTACATAAACTGAACTTTTTGCGGTATAGTAAATTTTACTTTGATAAATATCTAAAAGTCCTGCTCCGTCTAAACTTTCAGGGAATGTGATTTTAGAAACAGATTTGTCTGATAATTTTACTTTAACAAGCTCGCCTCTGCCTGTATAAGGTGCTCTTAAAATATACAAAGTTCCATTTTCTTCTTCCATAGAATCTGCAGAATACCCTACAGTTACAGGAGTTTCTAATGTTTTAGACGTAATATTTACTATCGACAATTTATCACTGCTGTTTGGCTCTGTTATGTATAATTTATCATCTTTTAATACGATTCTGTTTCCTGTCGTATTTAAATCAATTTTAGATTCTACAGTATTAGTCGCCAGATTGATGATGGCAACATAATCATCTGTATTTGCATTTGGGTTTGCTGTTGGATCGTCATAAACAGGATAAGTATTGGCATTAGTTACATAAGCTTTACCATCTTTTACTACTCCATATCTGGGATTAACCAGTCCGCTGTCAACCTTTGCGATTAGTTTAAAAGTATATCTGTTAACCACATTGATAACATTAGAACCGCCTGCAATAATATAAGCTTTATCTCCATCAAAGAATATGTTTTGAGCAAATTTTCCTAATGCATCACTTCCGTTTACTTTAGAATAAACGTCTTTTGTGAATGAGCTGAAATCATCATTCGAAAATGAAACAGTTCCTTGCCCCGTACTTCCTTCATTTAAAATAAAGAACCCTTCTTCGTAATCTCCTTTTGAAGGCGTTACGACTACATCATCATCATTGTTTTCTGTAGTATCATCATCACTTGAACAAGAGGCAAATAATGAAATACAAAGTGCTAGTAAGAGTAATTTACTAAGTTTCATAATTATTAAAATTTTAGAGTTAAATACATATTGAAATTACTTCCCGGCATAGGTCTGTCCTCATAACCTTCATAATCCTTATTAAAAAGATTGAGAACCTTAAAACCGAGTTTGAAAGAATCCAGAAATTTGAAATCGTAATCAATTCCCACATTCGAAACCGTGTAATCATTTATAATTTCATCAGGATTATTGTCTGCCCTTGTATATACAAAGCCATTGTGCAGGAACTGATAATAAGCCGTGATTTTGTTTCTGGAATACGATGCCGAAGCGGTGACTTTATTAAACGGAACAAAAAACAACTGCTTTTTAGTTTCGTAATCTTCAGATACAGTGTAAGCATAAGAGCCATTAAAAACCAAATGATTTTTTCCGAAAGAGGTATGCCAGTTTAGCAGAGTTTCGGCTCCGTAACTGTTTACTCTGTCCGTATTCTGAGGCGACCAAATACCGTTTCTTCCAGGTACCCACTGCAGCATATCTTTGAGTTTGATATAGTAAAAAGTTTGTGTAAGCGAAATATTTCTGAATGTAAAAACATTTCCTATTTCAGCCT
This portion of the Flavobacterium gelatinilyticum genome encodes:
- a CDS encoding DUF6252 family protein; translated protein: MKIPKALLLFLVVILNSCSSDDNNTETPDDSTPVSEFAMTAKVDGTLWEVNNPFNSNFATKPLFTYYPAAEYIQLQGRKGFDEIVLFIKRSDLKVGTYSISPDTYDASKTEIKSTINSKANIQYVAEGTLSVTAVDLTAKTVKGTFSFKCVEDYSKPISAENPVTTTVTEGTFNYKYDVAY
- a CDS encoding helix-turn-helix domain-containing protein, with the translated sequence MQTEIVNKIKKIRLEKGLSVQEMADKLNIDLSAYSRLESGNTFTWGKYLEDILIIFEVSPESFFKGIMGKKSNHKNKNALTEENIFFEKIYFEYKEMVEKMEYLYGQRLKDKDEIIAYLKRMNKDCGD
- the yiaA gene encoding inner membrane protein YiaA, with the translated sequence MIQKTSIAFIAASWVALAAGTVGFIVGLARAEMQLNEKGYYFTVLMFGLFGVVSLQKSVRDRLENLPVTNIYYGICWFGTLLSVALLVIGLINATILPSEKGFYAFAFLLALFGAISVQKNTRDNMAFNKTE
- a CDS encoding DUF4252 domain-containing protein, with protein sequence MKAGVFTSVLLALTVLISCNSEPTLQKYFVENTEKKDFIAVDLSSDVLNLEKTKLSAAQNEALNSFDKMNILAFKATDKNQAEFEAERKKVTEILKNPKYQELMKVGSGKEGASISYVGTDENITEFVVFANKKENGFAVVRVLGNDMNPNNIMSLLSVLKESKIDMEQLKPLQQLLNK
- a CDS encoding DUF4252 domain-containing protein; this encodes MKNFIITLVFAFVTQAFYAQGAFDKFDGQDDVTSVIVNKKMFDLMSKVKVDASDKETQQYISLIKKLDYLKVFTTKNPKIEADMKASADKYIKTAGLEELMRVNDSGKNVKIMVKSGASDSQIKELLMFVDGAKTDETVLLSLTGNFDLNEISLLTDKMHLPGGSDLKKASKNKK
- a CDS encoding RNA polymerase sigma factor → MNQNVFIELVNPFKDKVFRLAKRLLTSTEEAEDATQEVMVKLWNKKENLDTYNNVEALAMTMTKNYCLDQLKSKRAGNLQIVHTNFTDREPQLDKKLEDADSLEWVEKIINEFPEQLQLLIQLRDVEQYEFEEIAKIVNMNETAIRTALSRARKKIRESMVNAHSYGIR
- a CDS encoding S41 family peptidase, with product MKTIIKGLLLLFLLSFSLQSCEDQDDVAAPANLQVNNFIWRGLNQYYLWQADVPNLSDEREVNLYSFLENYPNPDDLFQDLLYKPASKFPKGQAVDRFSWIVEDYSVLEQQLQGTSKNNGVDFRLSYKPGSTTELVGFVRYILPNSNASGKNIKRGDLFTGVDGVQLTVSNYQSLLNADNYTLNMASYDGSNYNANGASVSLQKTNLDENPVFLNKVIISGSHKIGYLMYNGFYSNYDEHLNNVFASLKGEGITDLILDLRYNGGGSVNTAARLASMITGQFDDKIFAKEKWNPKMTQAFENEDPEFLNVRFVNNVKGSAINSLKLSKIYIITTSGTASASELVINGLAPYISVVQVGETTIGKNVGSVTLYDSQSFQKSKVNLNHKYAMQPLVFKTANAVDFGEYTDGLKPTYEQAEQITNLGVLGERSEPLLNLTISKITGEAAKKIKKDPKAALGNFTDSKAMFGIKNQMYLEEAPEGFLKSL
- a CDS encoding YncE family protein; translated protein: MKLSKLLLLALCISLFASCSSDDDTTENNDDDVVVTPSKGDYEEGFFILNEGSTGQGTVSFSNDDFSSFTKDVYSKVNGSDALGKFAQNIFFDGDKAYIIAGGSNVINVVNRYTFKLIAKVDSGLVNPRYGVVKDGKAYVTNANTYPVYDDPTANPNANTDDYVAIINLATNTVESKIDLNTTGNRIVLKDDKLYITEPNSSDKLSIVNITSKTLETPVTVGYSADSMEEENGTLYILRAPYTGRGELVKVKLSDKSVSKITFPESLDGAGLLDIYQSKIYYTAKSSVYVMNTTADVPSTDAILTSPAGYLYGFAVHNDRIFISDGGDFKQDSKAYIYNLAGAIQKELAVGVGPNGFYFND